A single window of Microbispora hainanensis DNA harbors:
- a CDS encoding acetyl/propionyl/methylcrotonyl-CoA carboxylase subunit alpha, which produces MHKVLIANRGEIAVRIARACADAGLSSVAVYADQDLDALHVRVADEAHALGGQSPAETYLDIDKLLSVARKTGADAVHPGYGFLAENAGFAQAVLDAGLIWIGPPPAAITALGDKVQARHIAQRVGAPLVAGTPDPVSGVDEVVAFARQHGLPIAIKAAFGGGGRGLKVARTMEEIPDLYESAVREAVTAFGRGECFVERYLDKPRHVETQCLADSHGNVVVVSTRDCSLQRRHQKLVEEAPAPFLTGEQLELLYSSSKAILREAGYVGAGTCEFLVGQDGTISFLEVNTRLQVEHPVSEEVAGIDLVREMFRIADGEALGYDDPELRGHSIEFRINAEDAGRGFLPAPGTITSMRVPSGPGVRLDAGYEAGMSVPQAFDSLVAKLIVTGATRKQALERSRRALAEFEIGGMPTVVPFHRAVVNDPAFTGEPFSVHTRWIETEFDNTITPYEGAVEAAEPAERERITVEVGGKRLEVVLPAGLGPSGSGSWGSGSGATGSGPARKAAPRRSGGGAKKAAASGDSLVSPMQGTIVKVVVADGDAVEPGDTIVVLEAMKMEQPLTAHKGGTITGLAAAVGQTVTAGAVLCEIKDA; this is translated from the coding sequence GTGCACAAGGTCCTGATCGCCAATCGCGGTGAGATCGCCGTACGGATCGCCCGGGCCTGCGCAGACGCCGGGCTGTCCAGCGTCGCGGTCTACGCGGACCAGGATCTGGACGCGCTGCACGTGCGGGTGGCCGACGAGGCGCACGCACTCGGCGGGCAGAGCCCGGCCGAGACCTACCTCGACATCGACAAACTCCTTTCCGTCGCCCGGAAGACCGGCGCGGACGCCGTCCATCCCGGATATGGCTTCCTCGCCGAGAACGCCGGCTTCGCCCAGGCCGTGCTCGACGCCGGCCTGATCTGGATCGGCCCGCCGCCGGCGGCGATCACCGCGCTGGGCGACAAGGTCCAGGCCCGGCACATCGCGCAGCGCGTGGGCGCCCCGCTCGTGGCCGGAACCCCCGATCCCGTCTCCGGGGTGGACGAGGTCGTCGCCTTCGCGCGGCAGCACGGCCTGCCGATCGCCATCAAGGCGGCGTTCGGCGGCGGCGGGCGCGGGCTCAAGGTGGCCCGCACCATGGAGGAGATCCCCGACCTGTACGAGTCGGCCGTGCGCGAGGCCGTCACCGCCTTCGGGCGCGGCGAGTGCTTCGTCGAGCGCTACCTCGACAAGCCCCGGCACGTCGAGACCCAGTGCCTGGCCGACTCCCACGGCAACGTCGTCGTGGTCTCCACCCGCGACTGCTCCCTCCAGCGCCGCCACCAGAAGCTGGTGGAGGAGGCCCCGGCCCCGTTCCTGACCGGCGAGCAGCTCGAACTCCTCTACTCCTCTTCCAAGGCGATCCTGCGCGAGGCGGGCTACGTCGGCGCGGGCACGTGCGAGTTCCTCGTCGGCCAGGACGGCACGATCTCCTTCCTCGAGGTCAACACCCGGCTGCAGGTCGAGCACCCGGTCAGCGAGGAGGTCGCGGGCATCGATCTGGTGCGCGAGATGTTCCGCATCGCCGACGGCGAGGCCCTGGGCTACGACGACCCGGAGCTGCGCGGCCACTCCATCGAGTTCCGGATCAACGCCGAAGACGCGGGCCGGGGCTTCCTGCCCGCGCCGGGAACGATCACCTCGATGCGCGTCCCGTCCGGCCCCGGCGTACGGCTGGACGCGGGGTACGAGGCCGGGATGAGCGTGCCGCAGGCGTTCGACTCGCTCGTGGCCAAGCTGATCGTCACCGGCGCGACGCGTAAGCAGGCGCTGGAGCGGTCGCGCCGGGCCCTGGCCGAGTTCGAGATCGGCGGAATGCCGACCGTGGTGCCGTTCCACCGGGCCGTGGTGAACGACCCCGCCTTCACCGGCGAGCCGTTCTCCGTGCACACCCGGTGGATCGAGACCGAGTTCGACAACACGATCACGCCGTACGAGGGTGCCGTGGAGGCGGCCGAGCCCGCCGAGCGTGAACGGATCACCGTCGAGGTCGGCGGCAAGCGCCTGGAGGTCGTCCTGCCCGCCGGGCTGGGCCCGTCTGGATCGGGCTCCTGGGGATCGGGGTCGGGCGCGACCGGCTCCGGCCCGGCCAGGAAGGCCGCGCCTCGGCGGTCCGGCGGCGGTGCCAAGAAGGCCGCGGCGAGCGGCGACTCCCTCGTCAGCCCGATGCAGGGCACGATCGTGAAGGTCGTCGTCGCCGACGGCGACGCCGTCGAGCCCGGCGACACGATCGTCGTCCTGGAAGCCATGAAGATGGAGCAGCCGCTGACCGCACACAAGGGCGGCACGATCACCGGCCTCGCGGCCGCCGTCGGCCAGACGGTCACCGCCGGGGCGGTCCTCTGCGAGATCAAGGACGCCTGA